The Microterricola viridarii nucleotide sequence CTTGACCGGCTTCTCGGTGAGGCTCTGCGCGTACACCGCCCAGCCGAGCGTGATCGGGGCGGGGCGGGACACATCGCCCCAGAGCAGCGACGGGCGGGTGCACCGGCTGCCGTAGGACTGCACCCAGCCGTGCTCCGTCACCGCGAAGCCGTCGAGGTACTCGGCGAAGTACTGCACCATGTCATTGCGCTCCGGCTCGCCGTGCACGAGCACGTCGAGCCCGATCTCCTCCTGCAGCCGCACGACCCGGTCGATCTCGGCCTTCATCAGGCCCTCGTACTCGGCCGGGCTGAGCGCGCCGGAGTTCAGCCGGGCGCGGGCGCGGCGGATGTCGGGGGTCTGCGGGAAGGAGCCGATCGTCGTGGTCGGCAGCAGCGGCAGCGGCAGGGCCGCCTCCTGGGCGGCGACGCGCTCGGCGTAGTCGCCACGCTCGTAGTCGGCCGTGCCGAGCGCGCCGGTGCGCGCCCGGACGGCGGCATCGCGCACTCCCGGCGCGGCCAGCCGCTCGGCGAGGGCTGCCGCCGCGGCCTCCAGCTCGGCCCGGACACTCTCCCGCCCGTCGCGGAGCCCGGCGGCGACGGCCGCGATCTGGCCGACCTTCTGGTCGGCGAAGGCCAGCCAGTTGCCGAGCGCGCCCAGCTTGGTCTCCTCGCTCGCGTCGTGCGGGAGGTGCAGCAGGGAGGTCGAGCTCGACACGGAGACGGCCGGCGAGAGCGCGCCGAGCGATTCGGCCGCGGTCAGCGCCGCCTCGAGGTCGCCGCGCCAGATGTTGTGCCCGTCGATGACGCCGGCGACGAGCGTCTTGGCCGCCAGCGCCGCAGCGGTCTCCTCCCCCAGCCCGGTCGGCAGGGTCCCGCGCACCAGGTCGAGCCCGATCGCCTCGACGGCGGATGCCGCGAGCACGGGCAGAGCGTCGCCGAGCGCGCCGTAGGGCGCAGCCACGAAGATCGCCGGGCGGGCGGTCGCGCCCGCGAGCACGCGGTAGGCCTCCGCCAATGCGGCCAGCTGCACCGGGCGGGCGACGGGGATGCTCTCGTTGACGAGGCCGGGCTCGTCCAGCTGCACCCACTCCGCCCCGGCGGCGCGCAGGCGCGCGAGCAGCTCGGTGTAGACGGGGAGCAGCTCGTCCAGGCGCGAGATCGGCTCGAATCCGGCCGGGGCGCCGTCGCTCGCCTTGGCCAGCAGCAGGAAGGTGACCGGGCCGACGATGGCGGGGCGGGTCAGGTATCCGGCCGCCTTCGCCTCCTCGAACTCGCGCACCAGGCGGTCGCTGGCCAGCCGGAACTCGGTCTCTGGGCCGATCTCCGGCACCAGGTAGTGATAGTTGCTGTCGAACCACTTGGTCATCTCCAGCGGGAGGTTGTCGCCGGCGCCGCGGGCCAGCGTGAAGTAGCCGGCCAGGTCGAGGCTGCCGTCATCCGCCACCAGCTGCGCGAAGCGGCTCGGCACGGCTCCGACGGTGACCGCGGTGTCCAGAACGTGGTCGTAGAAGGAGAAGCTCTCTGGGATGGCGGAGTCGCCGCGGCCGAGGCCGAGGCCTGCGAGCCGGGCCCTCGTGGTCGCGCGGAGCTCTGCCGCACGCTGCTCGAGCTCGGCGGCGGTGATGCTGCCCGCCCAGAACGCCTCGACGGCGTGCTTGAGCTCGCGCCGGCGGCCGATGCGCGGGTAGCCGAGGATGGTGCCGGCGGGGAACGCCGGGGCGGGAGTGGGTCGTGCGGTCATTCGTCGTCCTTACTGATGGGGTGCGGCCGCTGGGTGGTGCGGCCTGCGGGATTTTCGGGTTCGGCGGTCGTCGGAAAAAGACATGGGGGTAGTGCGGAAGGGTGCCAGAGGGCGTTGCCCGACGTGGGGCCGGGGTACGGGGTCGGTCGCGGGCCTGCGCTAGCGGCCGGCGACCGCCGGCATTCGGCCGAGGCGTTCCAGCACGCCGAGCACCGCGCGGTGCTGGTTGAAGGTGTACAGGTGCAGGCCGGGTGCACCGCCGGCGAGCACCTCGGCGGCGACGCGGGCGATGTAGTCGACGCCGATCTCGTGCTGGCCCTCTTCGCTGGGCTCCACCTCGAGGGCGATCTCGAGCTCGGCGGGGATCTCCTCGCCGGTCAGCTCGGCGATCCTGGCCAGCCGGGTCGGGGTGGTCGCGGGCATCAGGCCCGGCACGATGTCGATGGTGACGCCGGCCGTGCGGGCGCGGTCGACGAAGCCGAGGTAGTCGTCGGCGTGGAAGAAGAGCTGGGTGATCGCCAGCGTCGCGCCGGCGACCTGCTTGGCGAGCAGGCTGTCGACGTCGGCGCTCGATCCGCGGGCACGCGGGTGCCCGTTTGGGAAGGCCGCGACGGCGACGCGCTCCGGCCGGCGGCGCCGCGCGATGCGGCTGCCCTGGCTGGCCCCCGGCACGCGCTTCTGGGAGAACGGCTCGCGCTCCTCCTGCACCCGGTGGATCAGCTGCACGAGCTCCGCGGCGCTGCCGAGGTCGCCGAGCTCGGCTGGCCCGGTGACGCCGCTCGGCGGGTCGCCGCGGAGGGCCAGGAAGCTGGTGATGCCGGCGTCCAGGAACTGCCGGACCAGGCTGTTCGCCTCGGCGTGGGACGAGCCGACGCAGGTGAGGTGGGCCATCGGCTCGACGGCCGTGTGCTCGAGGATGTAGCGGAGCACGGTGAGGGAGCGCTCCCGGGAGGAGCCGCCCGCGCCGTAGGTGACGGAGATGAACGCCGGGTCGGCCTCCGCCAGCTTGTCGATGGTTCGCCCGAGCGCCAGGGCCGCGGCATCCGTGCGGGGCGGGAAAAGCTCGAACGAGACGGGCGTCACGACTCCGCTGTGGCCGCCCGCTCGGGGCGAGACGTGGTGGTAAGCGGCCAAGGTGTGTTCCTCTGCGTGGGCGGATGCCGCGCGGTGCAGGGGTGTCGAACCGTCAGGCCGCGCACCACCGCACAGTGCGGGTGTGGTTGCGGGCGGATGCCGGGCTCGGCTGTCGCTCTGGTTGCCGTCAGACGGCAACAACGTTTCACAGAGAATACAACGGGCGGTCAGCGGCCGGCAGGCTGTGACCGAATGTGACGGGCTAGGCCTCGAGGGCGCCGGCCGGGGCGCGGTAGGCCGAGAACAGGGCCTCGAGGTCGGCGGCGATGCGCGCGTGCACGAGGGTTCCGGTCTCGACGTACTCGGTCGAGATGACCCGGCCCTTCTCGTGCAGCAGCGAGATCAGGTCGCCGCGGTCGTACGGCACGACGAGCTCGATGGCGAGGCTCGGGTCCGGCAGCATCTCGCCGATCGTGGCGAGCAGCTCGTCGATGCCCTCACCGCTGCGGGCGGAGGCGAAGAGGGCGCGGGGCTCGAGGCCGCGCAGCACCATTCGGGCGTCGTCGTCGATCAGGTCGGACTTGTTGAAGACGATGAGCTCCGGGATGTCGCGGGCGCCCACCTCGCCGATGACGTCGCGCACGGTGGCGATCTGGCCGGCCGGGTCGGGGTGCGAGCCGTCGACGACGTGCACGATGAGGTCGGAGTCGGCGACCTCCTCCAGCGTGGAGCGGAACGCCTCGACGAGCTGGTGCGGCAGGTTGCGCACGAAGCCGACCGTGTCGGCCAGCGTGTAGATGCGCCCGTCGGCGGTGGTGTTCTTGCGCACGGTGGCATCGAGGGTGGCGAACAGCGAGTTCTCCACCAGCACGCCGGCGTGGGTGATGCGGTTCAGGATGCTGGACTTGCCGGCGTTGGTGTAGCCGGCGATGGCGACGGAGGGCACCGCGTTGCGGCGGCGGTTGGCCCGCTTGGCCTCGCGGGCGGGCTTCATCGCGGCGATCTGCTTGCGCAGCTTCGCCATCCGGGTGTGGATGCGGCGGCGGTCCAGCTCGATCTTGGTCTCACCGGGGCCACGGCTGCCCATGCCGGCGCCGGCGCCGCCCACCTGGCCACCGGCCTGGCGCGACATGGAGTCACCCCAGCCGCGGAGGCGGGGCAGCAGGTACTGCAGCTGGGCAAGCTCGACCTGCGCCTTGCCCTCGCGGCTCTTCGCATGCTGGCTGAAGATGTCGAGGATGACGGCGGTGCGGTCGATGACCTTCACCTTGACCACGTCTTCGAGTGCGCGGCGCTGGCTGGGCGCGAGCTCCGTGTCGGCGATGACGGTGTCGGCGCCGAGAGCCTGCACGATGCCGGCCAGCTCGCGGGCCTTGCCGCTGCCCAGGAAGGTGCTCGGGTCGGGGTTGGGGCGCCGCTGCAGCAGGCCGTCGAGCACGGTGGCACCGGCGGTCTCCGCCAGGGCGGCCAGTTCGCGCATCGAGTTCTCGGCGTCATCCACCGAGCCCTGCATGTAGATGCCGATCAGGACGACGTTCTCGAGGCGCAGCTGGCGGTACTCGACCTCTGTGACGTCTTCGAGCTCGGTGGAGAGGCTCGGCACGCGCCGCAAGGCGTTGCGGTCGTCGCGGTCGAGCTGCTCGCCGTCGCTGAACGCGGCGGCGCCGGTCTCGGTCTGCAGCGCCTGCGCTCCGCTGGCGAAGATGCCGGAGCTGAAGTGGGCGCTGCCCGCCGACCGGGCCTCGGCGCTGGCCAGCACCCGGGCGACGACGTCGTCGCTCTCGAATGCACCGTCGCCGTCAAAGGCGTCGGTGCCGGTGCTGTCGTTGGTGGTGTTGCTGGCGTCAGTCATTGCTCTCAGTTTACGGGTTTCAATCTGCGATAGATTCGCTGGTATGGCTTCAGAGCATTACTTCAGCGCGGATCCGGGGAGTGAGCTCAAATTGCGCCGCATCCAGGTGCGCCTCGGCGGGCAGGACCGTGAGGTCACGACCTCCAACGGAATCTTCAGTCCGGACCACATCGACCAGGGCACCGAGGTGTTGCTGCGCTATGCGCCGACTCCCCCGGCGACCGGCAATCTGCTGGACCTCGGCTGCGGCTGGGGCCCGATCGCCCTGACGCTGGCCCTGGAATCCCCGGAGGCCACCGTGTGGGCCGTCGACGTGAACGACCGCGCGCTGGAGCTGGTCCGGCGAAACGCCGAGGAGCTCGGCCTCGGCAACGTCCGGGCCGTGCGGCCTGAGGACGTGCCGGAGGACGTGCGGTTCGAGACCATCTGGTCGAACCCGCCCATCCGCGTCGGCAAGGACGTGCTGCACTCGATGCTGCAGCACTGGCTGCCGCGCCTGAAGCCGGGCACCGACTCCTATCTGGTCGTTCAGCGCAACCTCGGCTCCGACTCGCTGCAACGCTGGCTCGAGGCGGAGTTCGCCGGCTCGCTGGAGATCGCCCGCGAGGCCATCAGCAAGGGTTTCCGGGTGCTGAAGGTTACCCGTCCGGACGCCGCGGAGTAACCAACCGCGTGCCCGGCCGGGCACGAGTGTCCTCTAGCCGAGGCTGAGCACCCCGTCGAAGACGAGCTCGGCCGGGCCGGAGAGCGCGACGTGCTCGCCGTCCTCGGTCGGGAACATGCGCACGCCGAGCACGCCGCCCGGCACCTCGACCCGCCACTGGTTGGGCGCGCCGGCGCCGGCCCAGTGCCGGACGGCGAGGGCGGCGGCCGCCGCGCCCGTGCCGCAGGACTGCGTCTCGCCGGAACCGCGCTCGTGCACCCGCATGCGGAAGCGGCCGACGCCGTCGTGCACCAGTGGGTCGGCCGGCACGACGAACTCGATGTTCGCTCCGCCCTCCGGGGCGGGGTCGAGCTGTGGGATGTAGCCGAGGTCGGCGGCATCGAGCTCGGCATCGTCGGCGAGGGCGACGACCACGTGCGGGTTGCCGACGCTGATGCCGAGGCCGGGTCGGGCGACCGGGAGGTTCTTGGCGCGCACGAGCGGCTCGCCTCCGGCCAGCCGCCACCGGCCGAGGTCTACCTGGAAGCCGGTGCGATTGCTCTGCACGTCCCGGACGCCGGCGCGGGTGCCGATCGAGAGGGTGTCGCCGGCTGGCAGCTCGGCCAGGCCCTGGTCCAGCAGGAAGCGGGTGAAGACGCGGGCGCCGTTGCCGCACATCTCAGAGGGGGTGCCGTCGGCGTTCCAGTAGTCCATGAACCAGACGGCGTCCGGGTCCTCGGCCAGCGCCGCGGCGCCCTCCGGCAGGGCGTCGGAGCGCACGGCCCGGATCAGCCCGTCGGCGCCGATTCCGAAGCGCCGGTCGCAGACGGCGGCGATCTGTGCCGGGCTGAGCGGGTGCGAACCGTCCGGGTCGGCGAAGAGCACGAAGTCGTTGCCTGTGCCCTGGCCCTTGGTGAAGTGGAGGTCGAAAGCCATGCGCCCAGTCTAAACGGCGGGTGTGCTCCGGCCGGCCTCGGCCGGCGCTGCGCCGGCCGCCCGCCAGGCGGACAGCGCTGCGTCAACGCGGGCGGCGCCGGCATCCGGCCCGTCCTGCTCCGTCGCGGCCGGCAGCCAGTGCGCGTGCGGGTAGCGCTTGAACCAGCTGACCTGCCGGCGGGCGTAGCGGCGGGTGAGCTGCTGCGTCGCCTCGATCGCCTCGGCCCGGGTGCTGCGGCCGTGGATCTCGTCGATGGCCTGGGTGTATCCGATGGCCCGGCTGGCGGTGACGCCCTCCTCGAGGCCGAGCGGCAGCAGGGCGCGGGCCTCGTCGAGCAGGCCGTCGGCCCACATCTGCTCGACCCGACGGTCCAGGCGCGCGGTGAGCTGCTCGCGCTCGGAGGCCAGGCCGATGACGGCGAGCGGGTGCCAGGGCTCTGGCTCGTCCGGCAGGGCGGCCGCGTTCGGCTCGCCCGTGATGGCGATCACCTCGAGGGCGCGGACGATGCGCCGGCCGTTTGTGGATCCCACCCGGAGCGCGGTCGCCTGGTCGAAGGCGGCCAGCCGGCGGTACAACAGGCCGGGTCCGAGCTCGGCCAGCTCCGCCTCGAGTGCGGCCCGGATGACGGGGTCGGTGCCCGGGAAGCGGAAGTCGTAGACCAGTGCGGAGACGTACAGCCCGGAGCCGCCGACCACGATCGGCACCGCCCCGCGCGCGCGGATGTCGTCGACGACCGCCCTGGCCTGCTCCTGGTAACCGGCGACGGCCGCCTCGTCCCGCACGCCGAGCACGTCGAACATGTGGTGCGGGATGCCGCGGCGCTCGGCGAGCGGCAGCTTGGCCGTGCCGATGTCCATGCCGCGGTAGAGCTGCATCGCGTCGGCGTTGACGATCTCGGCCGCGATGCCGTCGGCGGCGAGGCGTTCGGCAATGTCGAGGGAGAGCGCGGACTTGCCCGTGCCGGTGGCCCCGACGACGGCGATCAGCGCGGCCGGGTCTGCCCCGGGCCGGCCGGGCCGCATCAGCGCAGCTCGTCGTCGGTGTTGTAGATGGGGACGGTGCTGGCGCCGCCCGCGCGCAGTGTCGGGAAGCCGAGGAGGACTGGCCCTGGCGCGCCCTGGCCGCCGTCGGCGGCGCCGGACGGCACGCCGCAGGACTCCGCCTCCTGGCGGTCCCAGGCGTCGCCGGAGCGGGTGCGCCGGATGGCGAGCGGGGCGTCGTCGACGGAGTCGGCGATGAGGAAGAACGGTGCGGCCTGGGTCACCGTCACGGTGACCACGTCGCCGGGGCGCGGCGTCTCGGAGCCGGCCGGCACCTCGAAGTGCACGAGGCGGCTGTCCTCTGCCCGCCCGGAGAGGCGGTTCGTGTCGGCATCCTTCTTGCCGGCGTGGTTGCCGACGAGCACTTGGACGGTGCGGCCGACGACCTTCTCGTTCTCCTCCCAGGAGATGCGGTCCTGCAGGGCGATGAGGCGTTCGTAGCGCTTTTGGACGACCTCCTTGGGGACCTGCTCCTCCATGGTCGCCGCCGGCGTGCCGGGGCGGATGGAGTACTGGAAGGTGAAGGCGGTGGCGAAGCGGGCCTCCTCGACGACGCGCAGCGTCTCCTGGAAGTCCTCCTCGGTCTCGCCGGGGAAGCCGACGATGATGTCGGTGCTGATCGCGGCGTGCGGCATGCGCTCGCGCACCCGCTCGAGGATGCCGAGGAACTTCGCGGAGCGGTAGGAGCGCCGCATCGCCTTCAGCACCCGGTCGGAGCCGGACTGCAGCGGCATGTGCAGCTGCGGCATCACGGAGGGCGTCTCGGCCATCGCGTCGATGACGTCGTCGGTGAAGGCGGCCGGGTGCGGGCTGGTGAAGCGGATGCGCTCGAGGCCCTCGATGGCGCCGGCCGCGCGGAGGAGCTTGCCGAAGGCGAGCCGGTCGCCGAACTCGACGCCGTAGGAGTTCACGTTCTGGCCGAGCAGGGTCACCTCGAGGGCGCCGTCGTCGACGAGGGACTGGATCTCGGAGAGCACCTCGCCGGGGCGGCGGTCCTTCTCCTTGCCGCGGAGGGCGGGCACGATACAGAAGGTGCAGGTGTTGTTGCAGCCGACGGAGATGGACACCCAGCCGCTGTAGCTGGAATCGCGCTTGGTGGGCAGCGTGGAGGGGAACGTCTCCAATGCCTCGAGGATCTCGATCTGCGCCTCGTCGTTGTGGCGGGCCCGCTCGAGCAGGCTGGGCAGGGCGCCCATGTTGTGGGTGCCGAAGACGACATCCACCCAGGGCGCCTTCTCCAGGATGACGTTCTTGTCCTTCTGGGCCAGGCAGCCGCCGACGGCGATCTGCATACCGGCATGGCGGCGCTTGACGCCGGCCAGGTAGCCCAGGTTTCCGTAGAGCTTGTTGTCGGCGTTCTCGCGCACCGCACAGGTGTTGATCACGACGACGTCGGGCTCGACGCCGTCGGCCTTGATGTAGCCGGCGGCCTCGAGCGAGCCGCTCAGGCGCTCCGAGTCGTGCACGTTCATCTGGCAGCCGTAGGTGCGCACCTCGTAGCTGCGTGCTCGCCCCGCGGCATCGTGTGACGCCGACGACGGCGCAATGATCGTGGGGTTCTCGCTGACGGTGCTCATGATGAGCACTAGTTTAGATCAGCGGAACCGAACGCCGCCTGTCGGCCGCTTGCGGGCGGCGAGGGCCGCCTTCACCGCGTCGCGCACCACGCCGGACCCGTAGCCCTTGCGCATCAGGAATCCGGTGAGACGCCGCTCGGCGGTGGCGTCGTCGTAGGAGCTCAGCTGCCCGGCGCGCTTGACCGCCAGCTCCATGGCTCGCGCCCGCTCCTCGTCCTGGTCGGACTCCCCCAGCGCCTCGCTGACGACGGCCGGGGAGATCCTGCGTCGGTTGAGTTCCTGCTTGATGGAGGAGGCGCCGAGGCCCTTGCGCCGGCGCAGCTGGTCGATGATGTTCTCGGCCAGGCGGAGGTCGTCGAGGTAGCCGAGGCGCACCATCCGCTCCACCCATTCCTCGAGCTGCTCGGCCGGCAGGCCATTCTGCTCGAGGAACTGCTCGACCTCGACGATGGACATGTCGCGTCTGGCCAGCTTCTTCAGGAGCGCGCGCTCCAGGGCGTCGGGGTCGAATTCCTCGACCTCGTCCTCGTCGTCCGCCTCGTCGCTGTACTCCTCGGTCCAGTCGCCCGGCTCGGCGAGCTGGCGCGGCAGCGCCACCGGCGCCGATGCGTCGAAGCCGCGCTCGGCCAGCTCGCGCTCCGGCTCCACCCAGGGGCGTCGGAATGCGGTGCTGCCCATGCCGGACTCTGTCGTGACGTCGACGCCGGGTGCCGCCCACGGCAGGTAGCTGACCTTCGCCAGCGGCTCCGCCTCGGCCGGCTCGCCCGCGGGCTCGTCGACCTCGGGTGCTGCGGGGCGGGGCCGGACGGCGCGGGGCTTCGCGGCCATGGGCTTCGCGGCCGCCGGCGTCACGGGAGCCGGCGTCGCGGCAGCCGGCGTCGCGGCAGCCGGCGTCGCGGGAGCGTCCTCCGCGTCCGGCGTGCCGGGGCGGCCGCCCGGCTCGGCGTCGATCTGGGTGTTCTCACCCTCGTCGTCGCTCGAGCCGTGGCCGCCCCACCATCCGATTTCCATGATTCGCCTCGGGCTAGGCGCCCTTGCGGGCCTTCAACTTCTCGACGAGCGGCGTCTCCTCGGGGGCGATGCCCGCCGCGGCGTCTTCCGCCGCCTTCTTGGCGGCCTCCGCCTTGGCTGCGACGCCGGCCGGGCCGATGCCCAGCTTGCCGAGCAGGCGGGTCTCGATGTCCAGGGCGATGTCGGGGTTGCGCAGCAGGAAGTTGCGCGAGTTCTCCTTGCCCTGGCCGAGCTGGTCGCCCTCGTAGGTGTACCAGGCGCCGGACTTCTTGACGATGCCGTGGTCGACGCCGAAGTCGATCAGGCTGCCCTCGCGGGAGATGCCGACACCGTAGATGATGTCGAACTCGGCCTGCTTGAACGGCGGCGCCATCTTGTTCTTGACGACCTTGACACGGGTGCGGTTGCCGACCGCGTCGGTGCCGTCCTTCAGCGTCTCGATACGGCGGATGTCGAGGCGGACCGAGGCGTAGAACTTGAGCGCCTTGCCGCCGGCGGTGGTCTCCGGGCTGCCGAAGAAGACACCGATCTTCTCGCGCAGCTGGTTGATGAAGATCATGGTGGTGTTGGTCTGGCTGAGGCCACCGGTGAGCTTGCGGAGCGCCTGCGACATGAGGCGGGCCTGCAAGCCGACGTGGGAGTCACCCATCTCGCCCTCGATCTCGGCGCGCGGAACGAGGGCCGCCACGGAGTCGATCACGATCAGGTCGATGGAGCCGGAGCGGACGAGCATGTCGGCGATCTCGAGCGCCTGCTCACCGGTGTCCGGCTGGGAGACGAGGAGCGCGTCGATGTCGACGCCGAGCTTCTTGGCGTACTCCGGGTCGAGGGCGTGCTCGGCGTCGATGAACGCGGCGATGCCGCCGTTGCGCTGGGCGTTGGCGATCGCGTGCAGCGTCAGCGTGGTCTTACCCGAGGACTCCGGGCCGTAGATCTCGACGATGCGGCCGCGGGGAAGCCCGCCAATGCCGAGGGCGACGTCCAGCGCGATCGAACCAGTGGAGATGGTCTCAACGGGTGCGCGCTCGTCGCTGCCGAGGCGCATGACGGAGCCCTTGCCGAACTGGCGGTCAATCTGGGCGAGAGCGGTTTCGAGCGACTTCTCGCGGTCTGCAGGTGATGGCATTTCGGTCTCCTTTTGCTGGTTCGATTCGCCTATAGGCTGTCGTGTTCGAGTCGGCGGAATGAGATTCCCTGGGACGAACTGACAAGGCAGTCAGCAGTTCTTCCGCTGATGTTTTCGACTGTACGCCGACCCTCTGACACGAGGTTTTGCACGGGCGTAGTGGTGGAGAACGATCAGCTCAAGCGCTGCTGTGCAGGAGCCTAGTACGAACCGAACAAATATTCGAGCCCAGAGCGGCGTGTCGGCGTCCGGAATCGAAGGCGTTGCGGGCCGCTAGCTCGCGGATGCCGGCTTCGGCAGGCCCACGCCGTACCAGCGCTCCCGCGGGACGTCGGTCTCAGCGCAGATCGCCAGCCACACCTCGCGCGGTTGCACGCCGTCCGCCAGCGCCTGGGCGGCGGTGCGGTTTCCGAGCGCGGTGAGCACCAGGTCGGCCTGCACGACGGCGGCGTATGCCGGGCCGAACTCGGTGGCCATGGCCAGGTTGAACTCACTTCGACGCATGCGACAACGCTAACCAGTGCCGGCCGGGAATCACAATCGCGCCGGAGGAGGCCGGCACCAATGCAAAACGACAGGCCGGTCAGAAGACCGGCCTGTCGAATGTGTGTCTCCGTCGCGCGTCACACCGTTGCGCAGCGACCGAGGAAATAGTGAGTCTGCGTGGTTATCGAACCATCATGTCCACGTCGAAGTTCACGACGAACTCGTCGGGAACGGTGTCGGGGATCGGGTCGATGCCTTCGAGAACGGCGAGACGATCGCCGACCTCACGCATGATGACCGAAATCGGGGTGTCGAGTGCATCAGCAACCGAAGCGAGAATCTCGCTCGAGGCTTCTTTCTGGCCGCGCTCCACCTCGCTCAAGTAGCCCAAGGCCACGCTGGCCTTGCTGGCAACCTGCCGAAGGGTGCGCCCCTTCTGAAGTCGGAAGTCCCTGAGTACATCGCCGATTTCTTGACGAACCAGAATCATCGGAACCTCCTCCATATTTATCAAGGCCCAGAGGCCTGTTAAGGAGGTCAGTTTATCCGAACCCCCCACTGCACCGACTCTAGCGGTGCACACTGGGCTTTTCTTGTGAATTCGTGGGGTGTAACCGCACTTTGTGCGCTTCTATTCCACGGCGGAGCAGGAATATGCACACGGTGCCCTCACGCGTGTGGGCGCTGCCCGTCCAGCGCCTCTCGGAGCGCCTCCAGCGCGGCGTTCACCGACGCGGCCCGCACGGCGGAGCGGTCCCCCGCAAGGCGCAGGCCGACCGAGCGGGTGCCGGCCGCCGAGGCCACGCCGAGGTAGACGACGCCCGGCGGTTGGCCGTCTTGCGGGTCGGGCCCGGCGACGCCCGTCGTGGCGATTCCGTAGTCGGCGGCGCGGCCGTCGACGGCGAGCACCCGGCGCACGCCGTCGGCCATCTGCCTGGCGACCTCCGGGTCGACGGCGCCGCGCTCGGCGAGCAGGGCGGCGTCGACGCCGAGCACGCTGTGCTTGATGGCGGTGTTGTAGGCGACGACGGCCCCGCTGACCGCGGCGGAGGCGCCGGGCACGGCGATGAGCGTCGCGGCGAGCAGGCCGCCGGTCAGCGACTCGGCGATGGCGACGGTCTCGCCGCGGCGGGTGAGCTCGGCGATGACGCGGGCCGCGGCATCCGGCGTCAGCGCAGTCGTCGGCTCGGGCTCGGCGGGGGTGGGCATGGTGCCGCCTACAGGCCGCTCTTCTTGAGCTTCGCGGCGTCGAGGAGGTACTGCACGCCCGTGTAGACGGTGATCAGGACGGCCGCCGTCATGGCGATGCCGTTCACCCAGAACACCCAGTCGCCGAAGAGCGTCCAGAACGGCAGCAGCGCGAGCGAGATCGCCACGGACTGCACCAGCGTCTTGAGCTTGCCGCCCTTGGAGGCCGGGACCACGTTGCCGCGGCCGAGCTCGACGAAGCGCCACACGGTGATGCCCACCTCGCGCACGACGATGATGGCCGTCACCCACCACGGGAGTTCACCCAGGATCGACAGGCAGACCAGCGCCCCGCTGGTGAGCAGCTTGTCGGCGATCGGGTCGAGGATCTTGCCGAGGTCGGTGACGAGGTTCTTGCGCCTCGCGATGGCCCCGTCGATGCCGTCGGTGCCGATCGCGACGATGAACAGCACGGCCGCCCACCAGCGCAGCGCGCCGTCGGCACCGTTGTCGGCCAGCAGCATCCAGAAGAACAGCGGCGCCAGCAGGATGCGCACCCCGGTGATCACATTGGGTGCGTTCCAGTTGCTGGGGCGCGCTGCGGGCGCCGGCTGCGCGGGGCCGCCGGACGTGGTGTCGCTGGGTGTCATGTCTGGCTAGTCCCTACCGGTCAGATTCCAGGCGTCCTCGTCGGTGTCACCCTCGACCTCAGGGTACCCCTCCGACATCTTCGCCACGGGATCGCCGCCGTAGGGGTCGTGCTCGGGGACGGGCGCCGGGGCCGGCGCGGCGGGCGCCGCCGCCTGCTCGCGCGGCTCCTCGCCGCGGAGCTTGGCCAGCACCCCGCCGAGCTGCTCGGCGGTGACCAGCACGTCGCGGGCCTTGGAGCCCTCGGACGGGCCGACGATCTCGCGGCTCTCCAGG carries:
- the recA gene encoding recombinase RecA, whose product is MPSPADREKSLETALAQIDRQFGKGSVMRLGSDERAPVETISTGSIALDVALGIGGLPRGRIVEIYGPESSGKTTLTLHAIANAQRNGGIAAFIDAEHALDPEYAKKLGVDIDALLVSQPDTGEQALEIADMLVRSGSIDLIVIDSVAALVPRAEIEGEMGDSHVGLQARLMSQALRKLTGGLSQTNTTMIFINQLREKIGVFFGSPETTAGGKALKFYASVRLDIRRIETLKDGTDAVGNRTRVKVVKNKMAPPFKQAEFDIIYGVGISREGSLIDFGVDHGIVKKSGAWYTYEGDQLGQGKENSRNFLLRNPDIALDIETRLLGKLGIGPAGVAAKAEAAKKAAEDAAAGIAPEETPLVEKLKARKGA
- a CDS encoding CinA family protein, coding for MPTPAEPEPTTALTPDAAARVIAELTRRGETVAIAESLTGGLLAATLIAVPGASAAVSGAVVAYNTAIKHSVLGVDAALLAERGAVDPEVARQMADGVRRVLAVDGRAADYGIATTGVAGPDPQDGQPPGVVYLGVASAAGTRSVGLRLAGDRSAVRAASVNAALEALREALDGQRPHA
- a CDS encoding helix-turn-helix domain-containing protein, with the protein product MILVRQEIGDVLRDFRLQKGRTLRQVASKASVALGYLSEVERGQKEASSEILASVADALDTPISVIMREVGDRLAVLEGIDPIPDTVPDEFVVNFDVDMMVR
- the miaB gene encoding tRNA (N6-isopentenyl adenosine(37)-C2)-methylthiotransferase MiaB, producing the protein MSTVSENPTIIAPSSASHDAAGRARSYEVRTYGCQMNVHDSERLSGSLEAAGYIKADGVEPDVVVINTCAVRENADNKLYGNLGYLAGVKRRHAGMQIAVGGCLAQKDKNVILEKAPWVDVVFGTHNMGALPSLLERARHNDEAQIEILEALETFPSTLPTKRDSSYSGWVSISVGCNNTCTFCIVPALRGKEKDRRPGEVLSEIQSLVDDGALEVTLLGQNVNSYGVEFGDRLAFGKLLRAAGAIEGLERIRFTSPHPAAFTDDVIDAMAETPSVMPQLHMPLQSGSDRVLKAMRRSYRSAKFLGILERVRERMPHAAISTDIIVGFPGETEEDFQETLRVVEEARFATAFTFQYSIRPGTPAATMEEQVPKEVVQKRYERLIALQDRISWEENEKVVGRTVQVLVGNHAGKKDADTNRLSGRAEDSRLVHFEVPAGSETPRPGDVVTVTVTQAAPFFLIADSVDDAPLAIRRTRSGDAWDRQEAESCGVPSGAADGGQGAPGPVLLGFPTLRAGGASTVPIYNTDDELR
- a CDS encoding DUF3046 domain-containing protein, producing MRRSEFNLAMATEFGPAYAAVVQADLVLTALGNRTAAQALADGVQPREVWLAICAETDVPRERWYGVGLPKPASAS
- a CDS encoding regulatory protein RecX; this translates as MEIGWWGGHGSSDDEGENTQIDAEPGGRPGTPDAEDAPATPAAATPAAATPAPVTPAAAKPMAAKPRAVRPRPAAPEVDEPAGEPAEAEPLAKVSYLPWAAPGVDVTTESGMGSTAFRRPWVEPERELAERGFDASAPVALPRQLAEPGDWTEEYSDEADDEDEVEEFDPDALERALLKKLARRDMSIVEVEQFLEQNGLPAEQLEEWVERMVRLGYLDDLRLAENIIDQLRRRKGLGASSIKQELNRRRISPAVVSEALGESDQDEERARAMELAVKRAGQLSSYDDATAERRLTGFLMRKGYGSGVVRDAVKAALAARKRPTGGVRFR
- the miaA gene encoding tRNA (adenosine(37)-N6)-dimethylallyltransferase MiaA gives rise to the protein MRPGRPGADPAALIAVVGATGTGKSALSLDIAERLAADGIAAEIVNADAMQLYRGMDIGTAKLPLAERRGIPHHMFDVLGVRDEAAVAGYQEQARAVVDDIRARGAVPIVVGGSGLYVSALVYDFRFPGTDPVIRAALEAELAELGPGLLYRRLAAFDQATALRVGSTNGRRIVRALEVIAITGEPNAAALPDEPEPWHPLAVIGLASEREQLTARLDRRVEQMWADGLLDEARALLPLGLEEGVTASRAIGYTQAIDEIHGRSTRAEAIEATQQLTRRYARRQVSWFKRYPHAHWLPAATEQDGPDAGAARVDAALSAWRAAGAAPAEAGRSTPAV